The genomic stretch CCAAGGCCCGGTACCCATATGCAATGTTGTCCGATATACAACCGCTCTATTCCCACAATGATCTATAGACCCATACACCTTTTTATCCTTCTCAGTAGACCCATACATGCAAAGAAAGCCCCATTTTAGCACTTGAGCGAGAACTTGGCCTTACGGTCAGCGGTCATAGCACCCCAAGCAGTCTCATCAGCAGCCTTTCCGTTGTCACCGATGGAAGCAGGCTTCCATGGCTCATCGAAAGCCTCAAAGTAGAAGCCGTTGAAGCCGTAATCGAGCAGGGAGCAGAAGCCATGCTGGTAGAAGTTCTTTGCGTTGTCGAGACCACCTTGAGCAGCCTCATAGTCGGTGCCTACAGCGGTGGGCCAACCGGTCTCGCCGTTCCTGAGGAGAAAGATTAGAATGTGCATGAAGTGAATGAGGACAAGGGGACATACCAAACTTCAGGGCCCTTGCCAGCTCCACCAGCAACCTTCTCAATGTGGGTAATGGCCTGGTACATGTCGTCAAGGTAAACCTTGGTAGCTGAAAACAAAAGTTAGTACTACTGTCTATACGCATCCGATAGTCATGATTGAAACATACCATCGGaaccagcagcagcacccTGCCAAAAGGCAAAAGCGTTGACCATGATGATGTCTGCAACAGCAATGACGGCATCACCTGTTCCATCCTTGAACTTGTTCCACGAGTCTGCAGTGCCACACTTGATGTTGTTACCAAGCGTAGACTTGACAGTCTTAATCTTGTTGGCGAGCTCGGGGCCAGTGAAGTTGCCGCGGTACAGAGTTTCGGAACCGACGGTAACGGCGTAGATGGTGTCGGCATATTGGTCGGCAACGTCCTTGATGGCCTTGAGGTCCTTGTTGAATGAGTCTTCGACATCGGGCCTGGGAGAGGGATCTTGTTAGCATGCCAAGCCCATGGGGTGGTGGCGGCACAGGGGAGGAAGAAGCATACCAGATACCGAGGACGACCTTGAAGCCGCTCTGCTTGGCTGCTGGGAGGATAAGGCTGGCCATGCCGCAGTCGGAGGCTGCGTAGCCACGGACGAGTGTAGAGCCAGAGGATGCCTTGATGGCCTGGAAGTCATCCATGTAGTCCTGTTGTGTCTTGCAAGCTCCGTTGCCCATCTTCGTTCCAAGAGCAAAGCCCATGGTACCCCTTGCTGCGGACACAACGGCAGGCGTGGCCGCTAGGGCAGCTGCAACGGCAGAGAAGCGCATCTTGGATTATGGTAATGCTGATAGGTGTACGATGGTGGGGATGGATGATTATCAATTCCAGTACGGATTCGCGGTAAGCGTCAAAAAGGCCGATATATGTGTCAAAGAGTGACAATACCAATTACAAAGAACGAGTGTGAGTTAATGAGAGAAAGAATGACTGTGACGTAGAGTCGCGGAAGTGGAGGAAAAGAAAGAGGTTTGGCCTGGTTGCTTGAAGAAGGATGATCAAGGGGGGCGCGAGTGCGCTAAATCGGCGTGGGCTTGTTTTAGAAACATGACCAGGTACGCCAATTAGCCTCGCGGCGCCACATGGTCGAGCTGCCGGGAATTGTGGGGCGGTGGAGTTATGCGTACAGGCGTCGAGAACATGGAGGTGTTGTGTGGTTCAAAGAACAGGTGCAGCTTTGCAGACACGGCGGTTGGCGGATTCTAATGTGTTTCATATAGAGTTGTATTCTAAAAGCATCGCTTAGCTCATCTCTTGGAAAGTCGGAAAGGATGCGCCTCTGTATTTAAGACAAAGTCATCCAAGCTAATCAACCCTGTATCTGCAAAGCATAGATAGAAATACTTCAATGTCTCCGCCATCCAAAAACTCTCCATGTAATCCTCCTTTTTCGATCCAACGACAGTGACGTCCATGATGGCGGCATTCGCATATTCGGTATCAGTCGCTTTGGCAACTGCATCAAACATTTCCCATGCCGTTTCACGCCAGACGGGGTCGCCTGTGATGCGCCAGAGTATAAAGACGGATTCTATTGCTTCGGGCCGTAAGATGTACCGAGGATCTTTAGCAGTGGTGAAGCCTTTGGGTAAGTGGGCTTTGTATTGTGCCCGTTTTGCTGCTTCAGCAGCATACCGCTCCTCGCTCCAAACACAGGATTTGCGGTGGTCTGGGCCAGGGCAAAGTACCATGTTGTACCTCTCTGGCATAATGCCTGATGGGAAGGCCTTGTAATCATAAGCACACCCACGGGCTAACCTCGCTCCAGTAGTGAGATATTCATCGTTACTGAACAGGCGTCCACCGAGAGCAAAAAGACCGCCGATGAAGCATGACAAGTGCTCGCTTTCAGGGTCAAGGCTAGGCCCGTCTTCGTGTACATCGACGTTTCCCGAGATCAATATGTCTTCGTTTCCTGGTATCATAGGTGCAAAGAACAGGTTCTTCATCGCTGTATCCATGAAGGCCCGGGACATGGCCTCGTACTTGCTCGAGCTGTCGTCCGCTGACCCAAGCAAGGCATGCGCCTTGGGTAGGTACTCATAAAGGGAATCTGCGTTTCCTCCGATCGTGAATTGGAACCCCGAAACAACATCCTTATTGCGCATGGAAACGTACATGGGCCACATGCCAGGTAGCTTGGTTGCGTTTTGGTTTTCGTGGAACACATCCATGAGACGTGATACTGCGGCATAATACTTGTCATCTCCCGTGATCTGACTTAGTCTGCTGAACTCTAATGTAATCGTACCAGGACTTGCGCTGACTACCTGCATTTCAACCTGCAAGCCGGCGCCCTTCTTCGCGCCTTCAAAGTCGATAAAGTCGACTGGCATGCCGTTCTCTGTGTTGAAAGCGCCATACAGCAAATCGCCTACCTCGACTGCCTTCGCCTTTAGGACCTCGTGGCCGCTTAGGTCGTACGCTGCAAGGAGCCCGCCTAGGTATCGTATGCACGTCTCAAAGGTGTTGACCCTTCCTGTTGTAGACATACCGAAGTCGATGGTCCCTACAGCCTCGACAGCTTCGTAAAATTCGTCCCGCATGCCCATTATCCACAATGTGTCCAGACTGTCAACTAGCGTTGCAGCCCAGCCGGAAAACTGATCAACGTACCCTCCACTGATGGGTTTCAATGCATCCTTCATCCATGCCTTGCTCTTATAGCTAGCCCAGCTCTTCGCAAACACCTTCTTCACCCCGAGCCGTCTCGCCTCTTGTAGTTCGTGTACGCTTTTCGAGTCGGCTTCAAATGCATGCTGTATGCGAGGACGTTTTCCGAAGGCGGCGGGTAGTTTCGGTGTAAGCTTGGGTGGATACTTGAAGTTCACAGAACTCCAGTCGAAGCTACTCGGAGTTGCGAGGATACGTGGGATAGAGGATCGGTCGTTCATGTAGCGTGCCAATGCAGCAGTCGAACCATCGCTGTCTCCATGTCGGAATGCAACTAGATGGTGTTGGGGTAGGAAGAGATATATACAGACAAGAAAGACACAGATGGCAACGTGTCGATTGCGTATACGCGGCATTGCTAATGGATGCTCACATACAACGGTAAGATGGGTCAAGAATGCAAAAGCGCCGCATCGCAAGATGCAAAAAGCAAGGGACAAGAAAGTAAGGACCGACGGGCGTGCATGTTGCTTACAGTAACGTATGCGGTAGTGTTTGAACTGACGCGTTGCAGCGCGGACTTTCCGAAACAAATCGCCGATGTTTATCCATCGAGAAGCTAAATCGAGCAACCGACGCTGGGGAATGTTGACCGAGAACATCGAGTTGGAATGTGGTAGATGACATCAAAGTAAATTTTACTAAAATCTATACGTGAGGGGTATACAATGCTAATGCTATGCGTGAAATCATCCAGTCCGTAGACGACGAGAGTACACTTTTAAGAAAAAAGAACCACCCCCATTTCTACTAATGATTGCCTCCTCGAATGGAACTCGCCCGGCTGTTCGCTGCAGGCCTCGCCACGAAGCTTTCTCTTGTCGCAACGCGGTTGATCTCATAAGGATTATCGTAGAACTCCGTCGCGCGTGTCGACTTTCTACTCCTATTGGAGCGTCCAGTCTGAATCTTCTTCAAGCCCTCTCCTTCAGTCTCCTTTTCGGCCTTCATTTCTTCAAAAGTGGCTGTAGACTCCTCCACATGAGCTTCCTCCTCGACCTCTTCCTGGGGAGTCAGAGTGTCGGAACGCGAAATGCGGTCTGACGTAGAGCTGGAACCACCAGCCTCTTGTCTTGCGGCTTGTTGGTTACGAATTCGGTTCATGAATGCCTCGGACTCTGCAGCATACTTGCACTTCTCGCGTATGCCTTTACCATACTTGTAGAACAAGAAGGGGAGCGGAAGACATGCAACAGCGAGGAAGGCGGGTACCGAAGAAGCCCAGTGGATACC from Pyrenophora tritici-repentis strain M4 chromosome 1, whole genome shotgun sequence encodes the following:
- a CDS encoding glycoside hydrolase family 47 protein, whose protein sequence is MPRIRNRHVAICVFLVCIYLFLPQHHLVAFRHGDSDGSTAALARYMNDRSSIPRILATPSSFDWSSVNFKYPPKLTPKLPAAFGKRPRIQHAFEADSKSVHELQEARRLGVKKVFAKSWASYKSKAWMKDALKPISGGYVDQFSGWAATLVDSLDTLWIMGMRDEFYEAVEAVGTIDFGMSTTGRVNTFETCIRYLGGLLAAYDLSGHEVLKAKAVEVGDLLYGAFNTENGMPVDFIDFEGAKKGAGLQVEMQVVSASPGTITLEFSRLSQITGDDKYYAAVSRLMDVFHENQNATKLPGMWPMYVSMRNKDVVSGFQFTIGGNADSLYEYLPKAHALLGSADDSSSKYEAMSRAFMDTAMKNLFFAPMIPGNEDILISGNVDVHEDGPSLDPESEHLSCFIGGLFALGGRLFSNDEYLTTGARLARGCAYDYKAFPSGIMPERYNMVLCPGPDHRKSCVWSEERYAAEAAKRAQYKAHLPKGFTTAKDPRYILRPEAIESVFILWRITGDPVWRETAWEMFDAVAKATDTEYANAAIMDVTVVGSKKEDYMESFWMAETLKYFYLCFADTGLISLDDFVLNTEAHPFRLSKR
- a CDS encoding Exo-beta-1,3-glucanase → MRFSAVAAALAATPAVVSAARGTMGFALGTKMGNGACKTQQDYMDDFQAIKASSGSTLVRGYAASDCGMASLILPAAKQSGFKVVLGIWPDVEDSFNKDLKAIKDVADQYADTIYAVTVGSETLYRGNFTGPELANKIKTVKSTLGNNIKCGTADSWNKFKDGTGDAVIAVADIIMVNAFAFWQGAAAGSDATKVYLDDMYQAITHIEKVAGGAGKGPEVWNGETGWPTAVGTDYEAAQGGLDNAKNFYQHGFCSLLDYGFNGFYFEAFDEPWKPASIGDNGKAADETAWGAMTADRKAKFSLKC